One Salminus brasiliensis chromosome 5, fSalBra1.hap2, whole genome shotgun sequence DNA segment encodes these proteins:
- the stk40 gene encoding serine/threonine-protein kinase 40 gives MSKRRISERGAGESSGRASKLLCPGISGTNAKRAGPFVLGPRLGNSPVQSIVQCLARRDGTDDFYQLKILTLEERMDTAGETQEERQGKMLLHTEYSLLSLLHNQDGVVHHHGLFQDRSYEIVEDMEANKVRKMKKRICLVLDCLCAHDFSDKTVDLINLQHYVIKEKRLSEREAIVIFYDVVRVVEALHKKNIVHRDLKLGNMVLNKRTHRITITNFCLGKHLVSEEDLLKDQRGSPAYISPDVLSGRPYRGKPSDMWALGVVLFTMLYGQFPFYDSIPQELFRKIKAAEYSIPEDGRVSESTVCLIRKLLVLDPQQRLTAAEVLESLSGIIASWQSVSSVSGPLQVVPDIDDQLNQPEHLQEVKVTEESSQYEFENYMRQQLLLAEEKNTIHEAKSFLSKRPFGNVPPVRRLGHDAQPVSPLDAAILAQRFLRK, from the exons ATGTCTAAGCGTCGTATTTCAGAAAGAGGGGCAGGAGAGTCATCCGGCAGGGCCAGCAAGCTTCTTTGTCCGGGGATATCTGGTACTAATGCAAAGAGAGCTGGTCCCTTTGTCTTGG GGCCCCGACTGGGCAACTCTCCTGTGCAGAGCATAGTGCAGTGCCTGGCCAGGAGAGATGGAACGGATGACTTTTACCAGCTAAAA ATTCTTACTCTAGAGGAGAGAATGGACACAGCTGGGGAAACGCAGGAGGAGAGGCAAGGCAAGATGCTGCTGCACACAGAATACTCACTGCTGTCTCTGCTCCATAACCAAGATGGAGTGGTGCACCACCATGGCCTCTTTCAG GATCGCTCCTATGAGATTGTGGAGGACATGGAAGCCAATAAAGTGCGCAAGATGAAGAAGCGTATTTGTCTGGTGCTGGACTGCCTGTGTGCTCATGACTTTAGCGACAAAACGGTTGACCTCATCAACCTGCAACACTATGTCATCAAGGAGAAGAGGCTAAGCGAGCGCGAGGCCATCGTCATCTTTTACGACGTAGTGCGAGTGGTGGAGGCACTGCATAAG AAGAACATTGTGCATCGAGACTTGAAGCTTGGAAACATGGTACTAAACAAAAG GACTCATCGGATCACGATCACCAACTTCTGCCTGGGTAAGCATTTGGTGAGTGAAGAAGATCTACTGAAGGACCAGAGAGGCAGCCCGGCCTACATCAGCCCAGACGTCCTGAgcg GTCGGCCTTACCGCGGGAAGCCCAGTGATATGTGGGCTCTTGGCGTGGTACTGTTCACCATGCTATATGGCCAGTTCCCCTTCTACGACAGCATACCTCAGGAGCTCTTCCGCAAGATCAAAGCTGCAGAGTACTCCATCCCAGA AGATGGGCGCGTGTCTGAGAGCACAGTGTGTTTGATCCGTAAGCTGTTAGTGCTGGATCCCCAGCAGAGGCTGACTGCAGCAGAGGTGCTGGAGTCTCTCAGTGGCATCATTGCCTCCTG GCAATCTGTCTCATCGGTGAGCGGCCCCCTGCAGGTGGTGCCAGACATAGATGACCAGCTCAACCAACCGGAGCATTTGCAGGAG GTGAAGGTGACAGAGGAGTCGTCGCAGTACGAGTTTGAGAACTACATGCGTCAGCAGTTGCTGCTGGCCGAGGAGAAGAACACTATCCACGAGGCCAAGAGCTTCCTGAGCAAGAGGCCCTTTGGCAACGTACCTCCAGTGAGGCGCCTGGGCCACGACGCTCAACCTGTCAGCCCGCTGGACGCGGCCATACTGGCCCAGCGCTTCCTCAGGAAGTAG